From the Acidovorax carolinensis genome, one window contains:
- the baeS gene encoding sensor histidine kinase efflux regulator BaeS gives MLRLKPGITAKLFLAVLATAVFVVIAMGLAAQWSFSRGFVGYLNELAVERLEAVRPRVIEAYLANGASWDFLRDEKGKWRKLLRPVAGVDAPLTPASVAATPPMSDLTGAMLRFALLDADARLVVGYADVRPNAPRLPLVVNGHTVGWLTTAPFETVSAAGDVRFAQSQLRASWTMGAVSVLLAALIALWAARALLRPVRQVAEATHRLAAGDYATRVDIASRDEVGQLARDFNRLAVALERNEQMRRDFMADISHELRTPLGVLNGELEALEDGVRPLTRQSLQSLQAEVATLNKLVSDLYDLSLADAGAMTHRPVPVDLAGVLQASVASFRARLAEAGIALELRLDARALVVAADARRLGQLFGNLLENAVRYTDAGGTLRVAARREGGAIVVEFCDSAPGVSPEHLPRLFDRFYRVEASRNRASGGAGLGLAISRRIVEAHRGEISAHASALGGLCIAMRFPLLSADATQQGGRA, from the coding sequence TTGCTCCGTCTCAAACCCGGCATCACGGCCAAGTTGTTTCTGGCCGTGCTGGCCACGGCCGTCTTCGTGGTGATTGCCATGGGCCTGGCCGCGCAGTGGAGCTTCAGCCGGGGATTTGTCGGCTATCTCAACGAGTTGGCGGTGGAGCGTCTCGAAGCCGTGCGGCCGCGGGTGATCGAGGCCTACCTCGCCAACGGCGCTAGCTGGGATTTTCTGCGCGACGAAAAGGGCAAGTGGCGCAAGCTGCTGCGCCCCGTGGCGGGCGTGGATGCGCCGCTCACCCCGGCGTCGGTTGCGGCAACCCCCCCGATGTCCGACCTCACCGGCGCCATGCTGCGCTTTGCGCTGCTGGATGCCGACGCGCGCCTGGTGGTGGGCTATGCCGATGTGCGGCCCAATGCCCCGCGCCTGCCCCTGGTGGTGAATGGCCACACCGTGGGATGGCTGACCACGGCACCGTTCGAAACCGTGAGCGCCGCCGGCGACGTGCGTTTTGCGCAAAGCCAGTTGCGCGCCAGCTGGACCATGGGCGCGGTGTCGGTGCTGCTGGCGGCCCTGATCGCCCTGTGGGCCGCGCGCGCCTTGCTGCGCCCGGTGCGTCAGGTGGCCGAGGCCACGCACCGGCTGGCGGCTGGCGACTACGCCACGCGCGTGGACATTGCCTCGCGCGACGAGGTCGGCCAGCTGGCCCGCGACTTCAACCGCCTGGCGGTCGCCCTGGAGCGCAACGAGCAGATGCGCCGCGATTTCATGGCCGATATTTCGCACGAGCTGCGCACGCCGCTCGGGGTGCTCAACGGCGAGCTGGAAGCCCTGGAAGACGGGGTGCGCCCGCTGACGCGACAGTCCCTGCAATCGCTGCAGGCCGAAGTGGCCACGCTCAACAAGCTGGTCAGCGACCTGTATGACCTGTCGCTGGCCGATGCCGGCGCCATGACGCACCGGCCCGTGCCGGTGGACCTGGCCGGCGTGTTGCAGGCCAGCGTGGCATCGTTTCGTGCGCGCCTGGCCGAAGCCGGCATTGCGCTGGAGCTGCGGCTCGATGCCCGGGCGCTGGTGGTGGCGGCCGATGCGCGCCGGCTGGGGCAGCTCTTTGGCAACCTGCTCGAAAACGCGGTGCGCTACACCGACGCGGGCGGCACGCTGCGCGTGGCGGCCCGGCGCGAAGGCGGCGCCATCGTGGTGGAGTTTTGCGACTCGGCCCCTGGCGTTTCGCCCGAGCACCTGCCGCGCCTTTTTGACCGCTTTTACCGCGTCGAGGCCTCGCGCAACCGCGCCAGCGGCGGGGCGGGCCTGGGCCTGGCCATCAGCCGCCGCATCGTGGAGGCGCACCGGGGCGAGATCAGCGCACACGCCTCAGCGCTGGGCGGGCTGTGCATCGCCATGCGGTTTCCGCTGCTGTCTGCCGACGCCACGCAGCAAGGTGGCCGCGCGTGA
- the ntrB gene encoding nitrate ABC transporter permease: MVSAIFHSPLEPTPAPHDAIINVAISAQPASASGQNHLKPATAPAPMPGRDWAALSRSFWLAVLPPLCGLGLLVGLWALVSASTGNSIPGPRETWLQALEVFSNPFYSNGPNDQGVGWNVLASLQRVAVGFGLAAVVGIPAGFVIGRFNFLSRMFNPLISLLRPVSPLAWLPIGLLVFKGANPAAIWTIFICSIWPMIINTATGVQRVPQDYMNVARVLNLSEWKIATKILFPAVLPYMLTGVRLAVGTAWLVIVAAEMLTGGVGIGFWVWDEWNNLNVKNIIIAIFVIGIVGLVLEFALIKLATAFTFEEVKA; the protein is encoded by the coding sequence ATGGTCAGCGCCATCTTCCACTCCCCTCTGGAGCCCACGCCCGCTCCACATGATGCTATTATAAATGTAGCTATCAGCGCACAGCCAGCAAGCGCCAGTGGCCAAAATCACTTGAAACCAGCGACTGCGCCTGCCCCCATGCCGGGGCGTGACTGGGCGGCCCTGTCGCGCAGTTTCTGGCTGGCGGTTCTGCCGCCCCTGTGCGGACTGGGCTTGCTCGTGGGGCTGTGGGCGCTGGTGTCGGCCAGCACCGGCAATAGCATTCCCGGGCCGCGCGAAACGTGGCTGCAGGCGCTGGAGGTGTTCAGCAACCCGTTCTACAGCAACGGCCCCAACGACCAGGGCGTGGGCTGGAACGTGCTGGCCTCGCTGCAGCGCGTGGCCGTGGGCTTCGGGCTGGCGGCCGTGGTGGGCATTCCGGCGGGCTTTGTGATCGGGCGCTTCAACTTCCTGTCGCGCATGTTCAACCCGCTCATCAGCCTGCTGCGGCCGGTGTCGCCGCTGGCCTGGCTGCCGATTGGTTTGCTGGTGTTCAAGGGCGCCAACCCGGCGGCGATCTGGACGATTTTCATCTGCTCGATCTGGCCCATGATCATCAACACCGCCACGGGCGTGCAGCGCGTACCGCAGGACTACATGAACGTGGCCCGCGTGCTGAACCTGTCTGAGTGGAAGATTGCCACCAAGATCTTGTTCCCCGCCGTGCTGCCCTACATGCTGACCGGTGTGCGCCTGGCCGTGGGCACGGCGTGGCTGGTGATCGTGGCCGCCGAGATGCTGACGGGCGGCGTGGGCATCGGCTTTTGGGTGTGGGACGAGTGGAACAACCTCAACGTCAAGAACATCATCATCGCCATCTTCGTGATCGGCATCGTCGGGCTGGTGCTGGAGTTCGCACTCATCAAGCTGGCCACCGCATTTACGTTTGAAGAGGTCAAAGCTTGA
- a CDS encoding response regulator: MAALLMDYLHAAGHRADWLADGRGVSAFVQARHPDLVLLDVMLPGRDGLQVCRDLRGFSDVPIIMLTARADEADRLAGLEGGADDYICKTPFSPREIVARVKAILRRSRRAQAGVASESKGLAALHIDAAAYRASFHGVALELTPVEFRLLRSLAAVPGQVLSREVLLNKLHDDRRDVTDRAVDAHIKNLRRKLEQAAPGCEPIRAVYGVGFRLEL; the protein is encoded by the coding sequence ATGGCGGCGCTGCTGATGGACTATCTGCACGCCGCCGGGCACCGGGCCGACTGGCTGGCCGATGGCCGCGGGGTCAGCGCGTTTGTGCAGGCCCGGCACCCCGACCTGGTGCTGCTGGACGTGATGCTGCCGGGGCGCGACGGCCTGCAGGTGTGCCGCGATCTGCGCGGCTTCAGCGACGTGCCCATCATCATGCTCACGGCCCGCGCCGACGAGGCCGACCGCCTGGCCGGGCTCGAAGGGGGCGCGGACGACTACATCTGCAAAACCCCCTTCAGCCCCCGCGAGATCGTGGCCCGCGTCAAGGCCATCCTGCGGCGCAGCCGGCGTGCGCAGGCCGGCGTGGCGTCCGAATCAAAGGGGTTGGCGGCGCTGCACATCGACGCGGCGGCCTACCGTGCCAGCTTTCATGGGGTGGCGCTGGAGCTGACGCCGGTGGAGTTCCGGCTGCTGCGGTCGCTGGCGGCCGTGCCGGGGCAGGTGCTGTCGCGCGAAGTGCTGCTCAACAAGCTGCACGATGACCGCCGCGACGTCACCGACCGCGCCGTGGACGCCCACATCAAGAACCTGCGCCGCAAGCTGGAACAGGCGGCGCCGGGCTGCGAGCCGATCCGGGCCGTCTATGGCGTGGGCTTTCGGCTGGAGCTGTAG
- a CDS encoding ABC transporter ATP-binding protein, translating to MHTSLTTKFIEIQGVEQTFKTAKGLFPALQGINLTVAKGEFVALIGHSGCGKSTLLNLIAGLTTPTSGALLCANKEIKGPGPERAVVFQNHSLLPWLTCFDNVHLAVERVFGKTESKAQLAARTDAALALVGLAHAAQKRPGEISGGMKQRVGIARALSMQPQVLLMDEPFGALDALTRARLQDELLEIVARTQSTVVMVTHDVDEAVLLSNKIVMMTNGPAATIGEVLAVDLPRPRNRVALAEDPRYVHCRKAVIDFLYTRQGHVEKAA from the coding sequence ATGCATACATCTCTCACCACCAAGTTCATCGAAATCCAGGGCGTCGAGCAGACCTTCAAGACGGCCAAGGGCCTGTTCCCGGCGCTGCAGGGCATCAACCTCACGGTCGCCAAGGGCGAGTTCGTGGCCCTCATCGGGCACTCGGGCTGCGGCAAATCCACCCTGCTCAACCTGATCGCCGGGCTTACCACGCCCACCAGCGGCGCCCTGCTGTGCGCCAACAAGGAGATCAAGGGCCCGGGCCCCGAACGCGCGGTGGTCTTTCAGAACCACTCGCTCTTGCCCTGGCTGACCTGCTTTGACAACGTGCATCTGGCGGTGGAACGGGTGTTCGGCAAAACCGAAAGCAAGGCCCAGCTTGCGGCGCGCACCGATGCGGCGCTGGCGCTGGTGGGCCTTGCGCACGCGGCGCAAAAGCGCCCTGGCGAGATCTCGGGCGGCATGAAGCAGCGCGTGGGCATTGCGCGGGCGCTATCGATGCAGCCGCAGGTGCTGCTGATGGACGAGCCCTTTGGAGCGCTGGATGCCCTCACCCGCGCGCGACTGCAGGACGAGCTGCTGGAGATCGTGGCGCGCACGCAAAGCACCGTGGTGATGGTGACGCACGATGTGGACGAGGCCGTGCTGCTGTCCAACAAGATCGTGATGATGACCAACGGCCCCGCCGCCACCATTGGCGAGGTGCTGGCGGTAGACCTGCCGCGCCCGCGCAACCGCGTGGCACTGGCCGAAGACCCGCGCTACGTGCATTGCCGCAAGGCCGTGATCGACTTTTTGTACACGCGCCAGGGGCATGTCGAAAAAGCAGCCTGA
- a CDS encoding MetQ/NlpA family ABC transporter substrate-binding protein produces MLKNTLSALALAALALSAHAADVLKVAATAVPHAEILNFVKPQLKAQGVDLQVKEFSDYIQPNAAVEDKQLDANFFQHQPYLDSYNKDRKSSLVQVPNGKVHVEPFGAYSSKIKNVKDLKDGATVAIPNDPSNGGRALILLAKQGLIELKDPKSLTPTPLDVAKNPKKLKFKELEAPLLPRALADVDMALINTNYAIEAKLNPTKDALFIEGADSPYTNIVAARADRANDASIAKLIKALHTPEVKKFIQDKYKGAVVPAF; encoded by the coding sequence ATGTTGAAAAACACCCTGTCCGCACTCGCCCTCGCAGCTCTGGCCCTCAGCGCCCATGCAGCAGACGTGCTGAAAGTGGCCGCCACGGCCGTGCCGCACGCTGAAATCCTGAACTTCGTCAAACCCCAGCTCAAGGCGCAGGGTGTGGACCTGCAGGTCAAGGAGTTCAGCGACTACATCCAGCCCAACGCGGCGGTCGAAGACAAGCAGCTCGATGCCAACTTCTTCCAGCACCAGCCCTACCTGGACAGCTACAACAAGGACCGCAAGAGCAGCCTGGTGCAGGTGCCCAACGGCAAGGTGCATGTGGAGCCCTTCGGCGCCTACTCCAGCAAGATCAAGAACGTGAAGGACCTGAAAGATGGCGCCACGGTGGCGATTCCGAACGACCCATCCAATGGTGGCCGCGCGCTGATATTGCTGGCCAAGCAAGGGCTGATCGAGCTCAAGGACCCCAAGAGCCTCACGCCCACGCCGCTGGACGTGGCCAAGAACCCCAAGAAGCTGAAGTTCAAGGAACTCGAAGCGCCCCTGCTGCCCCGCGCACTGGCCGACGTGGATATGGCTCTGATCAACACCAACTACGCGATCGAAGCCAAGCTCAACCCCACCAAGGACGCGCTGTTCATCGAAGGCGCAGATTCGCCCTACACCAACATCGTTGCAGCCCGCGCAGACCGTGCAAACGACGCGAGCATCGCCAAGCTGATCAAGGCCCTGCACACGCCGGAAGTGAAGAAGTTCATTCAGGACAAGTACAAGGGTGCCGTGGTCCCTGCGTTCTGA
- the tsaD gene encoding tRNA (adenosine(37)-N6)-threonylcarbamoyltransferase complex transferase subunit TsaD has protein sequence MSLLILGIESSCDETGVALVRSTGGVAVPTLLAHALHSQIEMHQAYGGVVPELASRDHIRRVLPLTEAVLAESGQRLADVDVVAYTRGPGLAGALLVGAGVACALGAALGKPVLGVHHLEGHLLSPFLSADPPEFPFVALLVSGGHTQLMRVDGVGRYELLGETIDDAAGEAFDKSAKLMGLGYPGGPALSRLAEQGSATAFKLPRPLLHSGNLDFSFAGLKTAVLTQAKKLGDALEARKADLAASTEAAIVDVLVKKTLTALKQTGLQRVVVAGGVGANRHLRAQLNAACAQNQVRVHYPELHLCTDNGAMIAMAAAMRLQAGQQTANRDYAFDVKPRWPLDALAS, from the coding sequence ATGAGCTTGCTGATCCTGGGTATTGAATCTTCGTGCGATGAAACCGGCGTGGCGCTGGTCCGCTCTACGGGCGGGGTGGCTGTGCCCACCTTGCTGGCGCATGCATTGCACAGCCAGATCGAGATGCACCAGGCCTATGGCGGTGTGGTGCCCGAGCTGGCCAGCCGCGACCATATCCGCCGCGTGCTGCCCCTGACCGAGGCCGTGCTGGCCGAATCCGGCCAGCGCCTTGCGGACGTGGATGTGGTGGCCTACACCCGCGGGCCGGGCCTGGCGGGCGCACTGCTGGTGGGCGCTGGCGTCGCCTGCGCGCTGGGCGCGGCACTGGGCAAACCGGTGCTGGGCGTGCACCATCTTGAAGGGCATTTGCTGTCGCCGTTTTTAAGTGCCGACCCGCCTGAGTTCCCCTTCGTCGCCTTGCTGGTGTCGGGCGGCCACACCCAGCTCATGCGGGTGGACGGCGTGGGCCGCTACGAACTGCTGGGCGAAACCATTGACGATGCGGCGGGCGAGGCCTTTGACAAGTCGGCCAAGCTGATGGGCTTGGGCTATCCCGGCGGCCCGGCCTTGTCGCGCCTGGCCGAGCAAGGCAGCGCCACGGCCTTCAAGTTGCCGCGCCCGCTGCTGCACAGCGGCAACCTCGATTTTTCGTTTGCCGGTCTCAAGACTGCGGTGCTCACGCAGGCCAAGAAGCTGGGCGATGCGCTGGAAGCGCGCAAAGCCGATCTGGCTGCGAGCACCGAGGCGGCGATTGTAGACGTGCTGGTCAAGAAAACCCTCACTGCACTCAAGCAGACGGGCCTCCAGCGCGTGGTGGTGGCGGGTGGCGTGGGCGCCAACCGCCATTTGCGTGCCCAGCTCAATGCCGCCTGCGCGCAGAACCAGGTGCGTGTGCATTACCCGGAACTGCACCTGTGCACCGACAACGGCGCCATGATTGCGATGGCGGCGGCCATGCGGCTGCAGGCCGGCCAGCAGACGGCCAACCGCGACTATGCGTTTGACGTCAAGCCCCGCTGGCCGCTCGACGCGCTGGCGTCCTGA
- a CDS encoding CBS domain-containing protein: MTAVAEILKSKNDNTVHAIAPGDSVLDALQRMADKHIGALLVMEGETIVGIFTERDYARKIALMGRTSSVTLVSDVMTADVMYVRPTQTSQECMALMTENRLRHLPVVDGSKLVGLISIGDLVKDIISEQKFIIEQLEHYITGGGR; this comes from the coding sequence ATGACTGCCGTTGCTGAAATTCTCAAATCCAAGAACGACAACACTGTTCACGCCATCGCTCCGGGAGATTCGGTGCTGGATGCGCTGCAGCGCATGGCCGACAAGCACATCGGGGCCCTGCTGGTGATGGAGGGCGAGACCATCGTGGGCATATTCACCGAGCGCGACTACGCCCGCAAGATTGCCCTGATGGGCCGCACCTCGTCGGTGACGTTGGTCAGCGATGTGATGACCGCCGACGTGATGTATGTGCGCCCCACCCAGACCAGCCAGGAATGCATGGCGCTCATGACCGAAAACCGCCTGCGCCATCTGCCCGTGGTCGATGGCAGCAAGCTGGTGGGCTTGATCTCCATCGGCGATCTGGTCAAAGACATCATTTCCGAGCAGAAATTCATCATCGAGCAGCTCGAGCACTACATCACGGGCGGTGGCCGCTGA
- a CDS encoding DUF937 domain-containing protein, producing MNSPASLVDELMAQLQGAPLQQMAQQLGTSPEQTEGAVGAALPLLLGTLGRNAAQPQGAMDLFGALQRDHSGGPDLGGLLGSLLGGGGGSAGGGAPDGAAILGHIFGGNQQRAEAGLGQATGLGANAGQLLQMLAPIVMSFLAQRMGSGGMDASGLGQVLGQEQARVQQQGGLGGGLLGSLLDQDGDGQVGLGDLLKMGGGLLGGRR from the coding sequence ATGAACTCCCCTGCCTCCCTTGTTGACGAACTCATGGCCCAGCTTCAGGGCGCGCCGCTGCAGCAGATGGCCCAGCAACTGGGCACCAGCCCCGAGCAGACCGAGGGCGCCGTGGGCGCGGCCCTGCCGCTGCTGCTGGGTACGCTGGGGCGCAATGCGGCCCAGCCCCAGGGTGCCATGGACCTGTTTGGCGCCTTGCAACGCGACCACAGCGGCGGCCCCGATCTGGGCGGGCTGCTGGGTTCGCTGCTGGGCGGTGGTGGCGGCAGTGCGGGCGGTGGCGCGCCCGACGGCGCGGCCATCCTGGGTCACATCTTTGGCGGCAATCAGCAGCGTGCCGAGGCCGGCCTGGGCCAGGCCACGGGCCTGGGCGCCAATGCCGGGCAGTTGCTGCAGATGCTGGCCCCCATCGTGATGTCGTTCCTGGCGCAGCGCATGGGCTCTGGCGGCATGGACGCCAGCGGCCTCGGCCAGGTGCTGGGCCAGGAGCAGGCGCGCGTGCAGCAGCAAGGCGGCCTGGGCGGTGGTTTGCTGGGCAGCCTGCTCGACCAGGATGGCGACGGCCAGGTGGGGCTGGGCGACCTGCTCAAGATGGGCGGTGGCCTGCTTGGTGGACGGCGCTGA
- a CDS encoding bile acid:sodium symporter family protein, producing the protein MQAIARLSQFVGKTFALWVLVFAVLAFYAPAQFKWIGPYIVPLLGIIMFGMGLTLSKDDFKEVAKRPLDVAIGVLGQFIIMPGLAWVLSKALNLPPEVAVGVILVGCCPGGTASNVMTFLARGDVALSVAITSVTTLLAPVVTPALIYLLASQWLEVSASAMFWSIVQVVVLPIALGVVAQSLLRDKVKAAVSVLPLVSVAAIVAIVAAVVAGNQARIATSGLMIFAVVVLHNGLGLLLGYWLGKLTGMDVSKRKALSIEVGMQNSGLGVALATAHFSPLAAVPSAIFSVWHNISGPLVATLFQRFRNEDDASASSKPA; encoded by the coding sequence ATGCAGGCCATTGCCCGCCTCAGCCAGTTCGTTGGCAAAACGTTTGCCCTCTGGGTTCTTGTGTTCGCCGTGCTGGCGTTTTATGCACCGGCCCAGTTCAAATGGATCGGCCCCTACATCGTGCCGCTGCTGGGCATCATCATGTTCGGCATGGGCCTGACGCTCTCGAAGGATGATTTCAAGGAAGTTGCCAAGCGCCCCCTGGACGTGGCCATCGGCGTACTCGGCCAGTTCATCATCATGCCGGGGCTTGCATGGGTGCTTTCCAAGGCGCTGAACCTGCCGCCCGAAGTGGCCGTGGGCGTGATCCTGGTGGGCTGCTGCCCCGGTGGCACGGCGTCGAACGTGATGACCTTTCTGGCCCGCGGCGACGTGGCCCTGTCGGTGGCCATCACCTCGGTGACCACGCTGCTGGCGCCGGTGGTAACGCCCGCCCTCATTTACCTGTTGGCCAGCCAGTGGCTGGAGGTTAGCGCCTCGGCCATGTTCTGGTCCATCGTGCAGGTGGTGGTGCTGCCGATTGCCTTGGGCGTGGTGGCGCAGTCGCTGCTGCGCGACAAGGTCAAGGCGGCCGTTTCGGTGCTGCCGCTGGTGTCGGTGGCCGCCATCGTGGCCATCGTGGCGGCGGTGGTGGCGGGCAACCAGGCCCGCATCGCCACCAGCGGCCTGATGATCTTTGCCGTGGTGGTGCTGCACAACGGCCTGGGCCTGTTGCTGGGCTACTGGCTGGGCAAGCTCACGGGCATGGATGTGTCCAAGCGCAAGGCCTTGTCGATCGAGGTGGGCATGCAGAACTCGGGCCTGGGCGTGGCGCTGGCCACGGCGCATTTTTCGCCCCTGGCGGCGGTGCCCAGCGCGATTTTCAGCGTGTGGCACAACATCTCCGGTCCGCTGGTGGCCACGCTGTTCCAGCGCTTTCGCAACGAGGACGACGCCAGCGCTTCGAGCAAGCCGGCCTGA
- a CDS encoding ANTAR domain-containing response regulator: protein MTDALRIVVVVPDLAIADPDDEHAATQAERSRALRIGLLENNFNLIATLPADVFLSERLAQLQPDLIIVDAESEARDALEHVVMATRDARRPIVMFTNDEDTTHVKDAVAAGVSAYIVAGLAPQRIRPILDVAMARFQHEQALRTELADARTELKDRKTIDRAKGLLMQRQGLSEQAAYEKLRKTAMDKGLKLADVAQRMLDVMDLLG from the coding sequence ATGACCGACGCCCTGCGCATTGTGGTGGTGGTCCCCGACCTGGCCATTGCCGACCCCGACGACGAACACGCCGCCACCCAGGCCGAGCGCTCGCGGGCGCTGCGCATTGGCCTGCTGGAAAACAATTTCAACCTCATTGCCACGCTGCCGGCCGATGTGTTCCTGAGCGAGCGGCTGGCCCAGTTGCAGCCCGACCTGATCATCGTGGACGCCGAAAGCGAGGCCCGCGACGCGCTGGAGCATGTGGTGATGGCCACGCGCGACGCCCGCCGCCCCATCGTCATGTTCACCAACGATGAAGACACCACGCATGTGAAAGACGCCGTGGCCGCCGGTGTGTCTGCCTACATCGTGGCGGGCCTGGCGCCGCAGCGCATCCGCCCCATCCTGGATGTGGCCATGGCGCGCTTTCAGCACGAGCAGGCCCTGCGCACCGAACTGGCCGACGCCCGCACCGAGCTCAAAGACCGCAAAACCATCGACCGCGCCAAGGGCCTGCTCATGCAGCGCCAGGGCCTGAGCGAACAGGCCGCCTATGAAAAACTGCGCAAGACCGCCATGGACAAGGGCCTGAAGCTGGCCGATGTGGCGCAGCGGATGCTGGATGTGATGGACTTGCTGGGCTGA